Proteins from a genomic interval of Cheilinus undulatus linkage group 15, ASM1832078v1, whole genome shotgun sequence:
- the LOC121522674 gene encoding activin receptor type-1-like, whose protein sequence is MTVRGMSLLVLIILVIPCSSLEDDVSAKTSECLCDGASCSNKDRCLGQQCFTSLSIQNGTSVLIKGCVVAGEEGSPHCGSPPTSEFVVECCSGDLCNMNVSLQSPVKDTEPSAGRPVLREQECACEGGVCERDRRCTGQHCFSALKMIDGAAVQQKGCLRDNDEGRATCATPPSSTHVVKCCQGHLCNMNVTVQALGKEAEGKPLIKEEHECVCEGSSCVTGKRCMGHQCFSSLTVSGGSLVYQKGCFKVYEQSTLTCKTPPSRDQIVECCYGHLCNMNSTVQLPVKAEELSNYSVTTLALVIVGPIIVLIILSAVAILVFRRIHHNQMERLTSRDAEYGTIDGLIASNVGESTLADLLDHSCTSGSGSGLPFLVQRTVARQITLNECVGKGRYGEVWRGQWQGESVAVKIFSSRDEKSWFRETEIYNTVLLRHENILGFIASDMTSRNSSTQLWLITHFHEMGSLYDYLQLSTLDASGCLRMALSIASGLAHLHVEIFGTQGKPAIAHRDLKSKNILVKKNGQCCIADLGLAVMHFQDTNELDVGNNPKVGTKRYMAPEVLDDSIQMDCFEAYKRVDIWALGLVLWEIARRTVSNGIVEDYKPPFHDVVPTDPSFEDMKKVVCVDQQRPNIPNRWFSDPTLTSMAKLMKECWYQNPSARLTALRIKKTLTKIDNSLDKIKTDI, encoded by the exons ATGACAGTCAGAGGCATGTCTCTTTTGGTTCTGATCATCCTGGTCATCCCCTGCTCGAGCTTGGAAG ATGACGTCAGTGCAAAAACCTCTGAATGTTTGTGTGACGGGGCGTCATGCAGCAACAAGGACCGGTGTTTGGGCCAGCAGTGCTTCACCTCCCTCTCCATACAGAACGGGACGTCCGTTCTTATAAAGGGCTGCGTGGTCGCCGGGGAGGAAGGGTCACCTCACTGCGGGAGCCCACCAACTTCTGAGTTTGTGGTGGAGTGCTGCTCAGGGGACTTGTGTAACATGAACGTCTCCTTGCAGTCACCTGTGAAAG ATACAGAACCGTCTGCTGGCAGACCGGTCCTCAGGGAACAGGAGTGTGCGTGTGAGGGCGGAGTGTGCGAGCGTGACCGGCGCTGCACAGGCCAGCACTGTTTCTCTGCTCTGAAGATGATTGATGGGGCGGCCGTCCAACAGAAGGGCTGCCTGAGGGACAACGATGAAGGCAGAGCCACCTGTGCCACACCACCCTCGTCGACCCACGTCGTCAAGTGCTGCCAGGGCCATCTGTGTAACATGAACGTCACTGTGCAGGCTCTGGGGAAAG AGGCGGAGGGGAAACCCCTGATCAAAGAGGAGCatgagtgtgtatgtgaggGCAGCTCTTGTGTAACAGGGAAGCGCTGCATGGGCCACCAGTGTTTCTCCTCCCTGACGGTTAGCGGTGGCTCTCTGGTGTACCAGAAAGGCTGCTTTAAGGTCTATGAGCAAAGCACGTTGACCTGCAAGACCCCGCCTTCCAGAGACCAGATTGTGGAGTGCTGCTATGGGCATCTATGTAACATGAACAGCACCGTGCAGCTACCTGTCAAAG CTGAAGAGCTATCAAATTACAGCGTGACCACCCTGGCATTAGTCATCGTCGGGCCCATCATCGTCCTCATCATCCTCTCTGCTGTCGCTATTCTGGTGTTCAGACGCATCCACCACAACCAAATGGAGAGACTAACATCACGAGACGCAGAATATGGAACTATTGATGGCCTGATAGCATCCAACGTTGGGGAGAGCACTCTGGCG GACCTGCTGGATCATTCCTGCACTTCAGGGAGCGGCTCTGGACTCCCTTTCCTCGTTCAGAGAACTGTTGCACGACAAATCACACTCAACGAGTGCGTGG GTAAGGGTCGGTACGGTGAAGTGTGGAGGGGTCAGTGGCAGGGAGAGAGCGTCGCCGTCAAAATCTTCTCCTCTAGAGACGAGAAGTCCTGGTTCAGAGAGACGGAGATCTACAACACAGTGCTACTGAGACACGAAAACATATTGG GCTTCATAGCATCAGACATGACCTCTAGAAACTCCAGCACTCAGCTGTGGCTGATCACTCACTTCCATGAGATGGGCTCCCTGTACGACTACCTTCAGCTCAGCACCCTCGATGCATCTGGCTGCCTCCGGATGGCGCTCTCCATCGCAAGCGGCCTGGCACATCTCCACGTTGAGATCTTTGGCACTCAGGGCAAACCGGCCATCGCCCACCGTGACCTCAAGAGCAAAAATATACTGGTTAAAAAGAACGGGCAGTGCTGCATCGCTGACCTAG GTCTGGCGGTCATGCATTTCCAAGACACAAATGAATTAGACGTAGGGAACAACCCTAAAGTGGGCACAAAGCGCTACATGGCCCCTGAGGTGCTGGATGACTCTATCCAGATGGACTGTTTCGAGGCCTACAAGAGAGTGGACATCTGGGCCCTGGGCCTCGTTCTGTGGGAGATCGCACGGAGGACAGTCAGCAACG GCATCGTAGAAGACTACAAGCCACCTTTCCATGATGTGGTCCCAACTGACCCCAGCTTTGAGGATATGAAGAAGGTTGTGTGTGTGGATCAGCAGAGGCCCAACATCCCCAACAGATGGTTTTCAGACCCA aCTTTAACTTCTATGGCTAAGCTCATGAAGGAGTGCTGGTACCAGAATCCATCGGCCAGATTAACAGCATTACGGATCAAAAAGACTCTCACAAAGATCGACAACTCTCTGgacaaaatcaaaacagacatttaa